From a region of the Betta splendens chromosome 5, fBetSpl5.4, whole genome shotgun sequence genome:
- the emc3 gene encoding ER membrane protein complex subunit 3 has product MAEPELLLDSNIRLWVVLPIVFITFLVGVMRHYVSILLQSDKKLTLEQVSDSQVLIRSRILRENGKYIPKQSFLMRKFYFNNQEDGFFKKTKRKVVPPSPMTDPSMLTDMMKGNVTNVLPMILIGGWINWTFSGFVTTKVPFPLTLRFKPMLQQGIELLSLDASWVSSASWYFLNVFGLRSMYSLILGQDNGADQSRIMQEQMSGAAMAMPADTNKAFKAEWEALELTDHQWALESVEEDLMSRELDFDGMFSKELPSGIF; this is encoded by the exons ATGGCTGAGCCGGAGCTTCTGCTGGATTCCAATATTCGACTCTGGGTCGTGTTGCCCattgtcttcatcacgtttttGGTTGGAGTGATGCGACATTATGTCTCTATTCTTCTCCAGAGTGACAAGAAGTTGACGTTAGAACAGGTTTCTGACAG TCAAGTTCTTATTCGGAGCAGAATTCTTagagaaaatggaaaatacATTCCAAAACAG TCTTTTCTGATGAGGAAGTTTTACTTCAATAATCAAGAAGATGGATTTTTCAAGAAGACTAAAAGAAAAGTTGTTCCACCATCTCCAATGACAG ATCCCAGCATGCTGACAGATATGATGAAAGGCAACGTCACCAACGTGCTTCCCATGATCCTTATCGGCGGCTGGATCAATTGGACTTTTTCAGGATTTGTAACAA CTAAGGTTCCCTTCCCTCTCACTCTACGCTTCAAGCCCATGTTGCAGCAAGGAATAGAGCTGCTCTCACTGGACGCTTCATG GGTGAGCTCAGCATCGTGGTATTTCCTCAATGTGTTTGGACTACGAAGCATGTACTCACTGATACTTGGCCAGGACAATG GTGCCGATCAGTCGAGGATCATGCAGGAGCAGATGAGTGGTGCTGCCATGGCTATGCCTGCAGATACAAATAAAGCCTTTAAG GCTGAATGGGAGGCACTGGAGCTGACTGACCATCAGTGGGCGCTAGAGAGTGTAGAAGAGGATCTGATGAGCCGAGAGCTGGACTTTGATGGCATGTTTAGCAAGGAGCTGCCAAGTGGTATCTTCTGA
- the LOC114855572 gene encoding sodium-coupled neutral amino acid transporter 3-like isoform X1: MSDGKAAVETAPAEANAIPNGKGHEAGEESAASAKTPAEDGEKDTVPSSAQNASSQRTENTEANLPESQEFLSGAEDKKMTRFTDFEGKTSFGMSVFNLGNAIMGSGILGLAYAMANTGVILFLVLLTVVAVLSSYSIHLLLKSSGIVGIRAYEQLGYRAFGTPGKMAAGIAITLQNIGAMSSYLYIVKYEFPLVIQAFLRVGTDADEWYLNGNYLVIIVSVAVILPLALMKQLGYLGYTSGFSLSCMVFFLISVIYKKFNIPCPFNGGPNGTEHGLNVSEPHPDCIPKMVNLNPQTAYTIPILAFAFVCHPEVLPIYTELRNPTKKKMQHVANISIAVMYIMYFLAALFGYLTFYGKVEAELLHTYSQVNPYDTLILCVRVAVLTAVTLTVPIVLFPVRRAIQQMMFPNKTFYWPRHIAIALVLLTFINLLVIFAPNILGIFGVIGATSAPCLIFIFPAVFYIRIVPKEEEPLRSWPKILAICFAGIGFLFMTMSLSFIIIDWTSGSSKASSGH, from the exons ATGAGCGACGGCAAAGCAGCTGTGGAAACGGCTCCCGCTGAGGCGAACGCTATTCCCAATGGGAAAGGCCACGAGGCCGGGGAGGAGAGCGCCGCGTCAGCAAAAACACCCGCAGAGGACGGTGAAAA GGACACTGTACCCAGCAGTGCCCAGAATGCTAG TTCTCAGAGGACAGAGAACACGGAGGCCAACCTTCCAGAGAGCCAGGAGTTCTTATCGGGCGCCGAGGACAAGAAGATGACCCGCTTCACAGAC TTTGAAGGCAAAACCTCCTTCGGGATGTCTGTCTTCAACCTGGGCAACGCGATCATGGGCAGTGGCATCCTGGGGCTGGCGTACGCCATGGCCAACACGGGTGtcatcctgtttct gGTACTTCTAACAGTGGTGGCAGTCCTCTCGTCATATTCCATCCATTTACTGTTAAAGTCGTCAGGGATTGTAG GTATTCGTGCGTATGAGCAGCTGGGCTACCGGGCCTTCGGGACGCCGGGGAAGATGGCAGCAGGCATTGCCATAACGCTGCAGAACATTGGAG ccatGTCCAGCTACCTGTACATCGTCAAGTATGAGTTCCCTCTGGTCATACAGGCTTTTCTAAGGGTGGGCACGGATGCAGA tgaATGGTACCTGAACGGAAACTACCTTGTCATCATTGTGTCCGTAGCAGTGATTTTACCACTGGCTCTCATGAAACAGCTGG GATACCTGGGATACACCAGCGGCTTCTCGCTCAGCTGCATGGTCTTCTTCCTCATTTCG GTCATCTACAAGAAGTTCAACATCCCCTGTCCATTTAACGGCGGCCCCAACGGCACCGAGCACGGGCTGAACGTCAGCGAGCCGCACCCCGACTGCATCCCCAAAATGGTCAACCTCAACCCGCAA ACAGCCTACACCATCCCCATCCTGGCCTTCGCCTTTGTGTGCCACCCCGAGGTCCTGcccatctacacagagctgcgCAA CCCCACCAAGAAAAAGATGCAGCATGTGGCCAACATCTCCATTGCAGTCATGTACATCATGTACTTCCTGGCTGCTCTTTTTGGATACTTAACTTTCTATG GTAaagtggaggcagagctgcttcacACCTACAGTCAAGTAAACCCATACGACACCctcattttgtgtgtgcgtgtggccgTGCTCACTGCTGTCACGCTCACTGTGCCCATCGTGCTCTTTCCT GTACGGAGAGCCATTCAGCAGATGATGTTTCCCAACAAGACCTTCTACTGGCCCCGGCATATTGCCATCGCCTTGGTTCTGCTCACCTTcatcaacctgctggtcatcttTGCCCCCAACATTCTGGGCATTTTTGGGGTTATTG GTGCCACGTCCGCTCCTTGTCTCATATTCATTTTCCCCGCTGTCTTCTACATTCGTATTGTACCCAAAGAAGAGGAGCCGCTGCGCTCGTGGCCCAAAATTCTG gCCATCTGCTTTGCTGGGATCGGTTTCCTGTTTATGACAATGAGCCTTAGCTTTATCATCATTGACTGGACATCAGGCAGCAGTAAAGCCAGCAGTGGTCACTAG
- the LOC114855572 gene encoding sodium-coupled neutral amino acid transporter 3-like isoform X2 → MSDGKAAVETAPAEANAIPNGKGHEAGEESAASAKTPAEDGENSQRTENTEANLPESQEFLSGAEDKKMTRFTDFEGKTSFGMSVFNLGNAIMGSGILGLAYAMANTGVILFLVLLTVVAVLSSYSIHLLLKSSGIVGIRAYEQLGYRAFGTPGKMAAGIAITLQNIGAMSSYLYIVKYEFPLVIQAFLRVGTDADEWYLNGNYLVIIVSVAVILPLALMKQLGYLGYTSGFSLSCMVFFLISVIYKKFNIPCPFNGGPNGTEHGLNVSEPHPDCIPKMVNLNPQTAYTIPILAFAFVCHPEVLPIYTELRNPTKKKMQHVANISIAVMYIMYFLAALFGYLTFYGKVEAELLHTYSQVNPYDTLILCVRVAVLTAVTLTVPIVLFPVRRAIQQMMFPNKTFYWPRHIAIALVLLTFINLLVIFAPNILGIFGVIGATSAPCLIFIFPAVFYIRIVPKEEEPLRSWPKILAICFAGIGFLFMTMSLSFIIIDWTSGSSKASSGH, encoded by the exons ATGAGCGACGGCAAAGCAGCTGTGGAAACGGCTCCCGCTGAGGCGAACGCTATTCCCAATGGGAAAGGCCACGAGGCCGGGGAGGAGAGCGCCGCGTCAGCAAAAACACCCGCAGAGGACGGTGAAAA TTCTCAGAGGACAGAGAACACGGAGGCCAACCTTCCAGAGAGCCAGGAGTTCTTATCGGGCGCCGAGGACAAGAAGATGACCCGCTTCACAGAC TTTGAAGGCAAAACCTCCTTCGGGATGTCTGTCTTCAACCTGGGCAACGCGATCATGGGCAGTGGCATCCTGGGGCTGGCGTACGCCATGGCCAACACGGGTGtcatcctgtttct gGTACTTCTAACAGTGGTGGCAGTCCTCTCGTCATATTCCATCCATTTACTGTTAAAGTCGTCAGGGATTGTAG GTATTCGTGCGTATGAGCAGCTGGGCTACCGGGCCTTCGGGACGCCGGGGAAGATGGCAGCAGGCATTGCCATAACGCTGCAGAACATTGGAG ccatGTCCAGCTACCTGTACATCGTCAAGTATGAGTTCCCTCTGGTCATACAGGCTTTTCTAAGGGTGGGCACGGATGCAGA tgaATGGTACCTGAACGGAAACTACCTTGTCATCATTGTGTCCGTAGCAGTGATTTTACCACTGGCTCTCATGAAACAGCTGG GATACCTGGGATACACCAGCGGCTTCTCGCTCAGCTGCATGGTCTTCTTCCTCATTTCG GTCATCTACAAGAAGTTCAACATCCCCTGTCCATTTAACGGCGGCCCCAACGGCACCGAGCACGGGCTGAACGTCAGCGAGCCGCACCCCGACTGCATCCCCAAAATGGTCAACCTCAACCCGCAA ACAGCCTACACCATCCCCATCCTGGCCTTCGCCTTTGTGTGCCACCCCGAGGTCCTGcccatctacacagagctgcgCAA CCCCACCAAGAAAAAGATGCAGCATGTGGCCAACATCTCCATTGCAGTCATGTACATCATGTACTTCCTGGCTGCTCTTTTTGGATACTTAACTTTCTATG GTAaagtggaggcagagctgcttcacACCTACAGTCAAGTAAACCCATACGACACCctcattttgtgtgtgcgtgtggccgTGCTCACTGCTGTCACGCTCACTGTGCCCATCGTGCTCTTTCCT GTACGGAGAGCCATTCAGCAGATGATGTTTCCCAACAAGACCTTCTACTGGCCCCGGCATATTGCCATCGCCTTGGTTCTGCTCACCTTcatcaacctgctggtcatcttTGCCCCCAACATTCTGGGCATTTTTGGGGTTATTG GTGCCACGTCCGCTCCTTGTCTCATATTCATTTTCCCCGCTGTCTTCTACATTCGTATTGTACCCAAAGAAGAGGAGCCGCTGCGCTCGTGGCCCAAAATTCTG gCCATCTGCTTTGCTGGGATCGGTTTCCTGTTTATGACAATGAGCCTTAGCTTTATCATCATTGACTGGACATCAGGCAGCAGTAAAGCCAGCAGTGGTCACTAG
- the LOC114855870 gene encoding RNA-binding protein 5-like: MGTDKRLSRSERNGRYGSDGRRDDPEWCDRRGRDVERDYDRRWGEDRFREHLDDSPERGRKRRNSDWSDDEYDGDYLDQDYKMEQEEESKTIMLRGLSLHVTEEDIRSALEQMQGPQPVDVRLMKKRTGISRGFAFVEFYHLQDSTRWMETNQNKLVIQGKSIIVHYSNRKQKFENWLCNSCGLYNFRKRLKCFRCGASKVDGESPAVNGLNVESQQPGDYTGDTIILRNIAPLSTVDGILNMLAPYANLSTGNIRLIKDKQTGQNRGFAFVQLSSPLEASQLLTILQSLQPPLKLDGKTIGVDYAKSARKDLVQPDGIRANALSVASTAIAAAQWSSSQLKGSGAVPDFVTLPEGFAQQAQAQNYQVWQQQPGGLTPGDGLLGAAPGIKTFLPAAPSVVISQMAQVYQPVIISQPAVQSQHVAGPVDAVQQPANVGTTSLVTPSASNVTTTVSTTPTANTSAIPDASKYQYDESSGYYYDPQTGLYYDPSSQYYYNTETQQYLYWDSEKQTYVPAPTEKSPDQVSSATDPASSSAGVATSSKEPKEKKEKPKSKSAQQIAKDMERWAKTLNKQKESFKSSFQGLGTSKEEDRKESAAADAGFSLFEKKQMGAFEMPPLMVEQFKFMEQESSAKSSASAAYNGDSDPEESSLDRAADLDGSITDWKKMVCLLCRRQFPTKEALLRHQQLSDLHKQNLEIQRRSRLSEAELEELERKESELKYRDRAAERREKYGVPEPPAPKKKFYQAPTPTVSYEQPTKDGLTSDNIGNKMLQAMGWKEGKGLGRNQQGITTPISASLRAKGTGLGIKGSSYELSPSDTYKDAVRKAMFARFTELE, from the exons ATGGGGACTGATAAAAG acTCAGTCGTAGTGAACGTAATGGAAGGTATGGCTCAGATGGCAGAAGGGATGATCCTGAATGGTGTGACAGACGGGGTAGAGATGTGGAGAGGGACTATGATCGACGATGGGGAGAAGATAGATTTAGGGAGCACCTTGATGACAGTCCAGAG AGGGGTCGAAAGCGACGCAATAGTGACTGGTCTGATGACGAATATGATGGAGATTATCTAGACCAGGACTACAAAatggagcaagaggaggagagcaaaaCTATAATGCTGAGGGGTCTTTCTCTTCATGTCACAGAAGAAGAT ATCCGTTCAGCACTTGAGCAGATGCAGGGGCCCCAGCCTGTGGACGTTCGCTTGATGAAAAAAAGGACTG GTATAAGCCGAGGTTTCGCCTTCGTGGAGTTTTATCACTTGCAAGATTCTACTCGATGGATGGAGACCAATCAG AACAAGCTGGTGATCCAGGGGAAAAGCATCATAGTGCACTACAGTAATAGGAAACAGAAATTTGAGAACTGGCTTTGCAATTCT TGTGGTCTGTACAATTTTCGAAAGAGGTTGAAGTGTTTTAGATGTGGAGCATCAAAAGTTG ATGGAGAATCTCCTGCAGTCAATGGATTAAATGTAGAGTCTCAGCAGCCAGGGGATTATACTGGAGATA CAATCATTTTAAGGAACATTGCACCCCTTTCAACTGTTGATGGAATTTTAAACATGTTGGCGCCATATGCTAACTTGTCCACGGGCAACATCCGCCtcatcaaagacaaacaaacaggacaaaatAGAGGCTTTGCCTTTGTTCAACTCTCATCTCCTTTG GAGGCTTCACAGCTGCTCACCATTCTCCAGAGCCTTCAGCCACCTCTAAAACTGGATGGAAAAACAATTGGTGTGGATTATGCCAAAAGTGCTAGAAA AGACTTAGTGCAGCCTGATGGGATCAGAGCCAATGCTCTCTCTGTGGCCAGCACAGCTATTGCTGCTGCCCAGTGGTCATCAAGCCAG CTAAAAGGTTCTGGTGCTGTTCCTGACTTTGTCACTCTTCCAGAGGGTTTTGCACAACAGGCTCAG GCTCAGAATTATCAagtgtggcagcagcagcctggtggcTTGACTCCTGGTGATGGATTACTTGGAG ctgctccaggaaTTAAGACcttcctccctgcagctcccagtgtgGTCATATCCCAGATGGCTCAGGTTTACCAGCCTGTCATCATCAGCCAGCCAGCTGTGCAG tCCCAACACGTAGCAGGTCCAGTTGATGCAGTACAACAGCCTGCTAATGTTGGCACCACATCACTGGTAACACCGTCAGCTTCTAATGTAACAACTACAGTCTCTACTACTCCCACTGCAAACACATCAG CTATCCCTGATGCCTCCAAGTACCAATATGACGAGTCCTCAGGTTACTACTACGATCCACAGACTGGCCTGTACTATGATCCCAGCAGCCAA TACTACTATAATACGGAAACTCAGCAGTACCTGTACTGGGATAGTGAGAAGCAGACATATGTCCCTGCACCAACCGAAAAAAGTCCGGATCAAGTGTCATCAGCTACTGACCCAGCAAGCTCCTCTGCAGGTGTAGCTACAAGCAGCAAAGagccaaaggaaaaaaaagaaaagcccaAAAGCAAGTCTGCACAGCAG ATTGCAAAGGACATGGAGCGCTGGGCAAAAAccttaaataaacaaaaggaaagttttaagaGCAGTTTCCAAGGCTTAGGAACATCCAAGGAGGAAGACAGGAAAGAGTCTGCAGCTGCCGATGCAGGATTCTCCCTCTTCGAGAAGAAG CAAATGGGAGCATTTGAGATGCCACCCCTCATGGTAGAGCAATTCAAATTCATGGAGCAGGAGAGCTCAGCTAAG AGTAGTGCAAGTGCTGCTTACAACGGGGACAGTGACCCAGAGGAGAGCAGTTTGGATAGAGCAGCAGACCTGGATGGAAGCATAACAGACTGGAAAAAGATGGTTTGTCTGCTGTGCCGACGACAGTTCCCCACCAAAGAGGCTCTGTTGCGTCACCAGCAGCTCTCTGACCTCCACAAG CAAAATTTGGAAATTCAGAGAAGATCGAGGCTTTcagaagcagagctggaggagctggagaggaaagagagTGAG CTCAAatacagagacagagctgcagagagaagagagaagtaTGGAGTTCCTGAACCACCTGCTCCAAAGAAGAAATTTTATCAAGCACCAACTCCAACAGT GAGCTATGAACAGCCAACCAAAGATGGTCTAACAAGCGATAACATTGGAAACAAAATGCTGCAAGCAATGGGCTGGAAAGAGGGCAAAGGTCTAGGACGCAACCAGCAGGGGATCACCACGCCCATCTCG GCTTCATTAAGAGCCAAAGGCACCGGTTTGGGTATTAAAGGAAGCTCATATGAGCTCTCGCCATCTGACACCTACAAAGATGCTGTTCGCAAGGCCATGTTCGCACGCTTCACTGAGCTGGAGTGA
- the usp4 gene encoding ubiquitin carboxyl-terminal hydrolase 4 yields the protein MMAEGGGPESGGAADSDSEPVAAQMPSPSTESQKQTIGSLLKTSLKKGDEWHLIDSRWFKQWKKYVGFDSWDMYNVGGCSLYPGPIDNSGLFSDQETQTLIDHLIDELDYVLVPTEAWNKLVSWYGCLEGQRPIIRKVVEHGMFVKHCKVEVYLLELNLCENDNMDNVVTRHFSKADTIDTIEKEMRNLFNIPPEKETRLWNKYMSNTYEQLNKPDSTVQDAGLFQGQVLVIECKNEDGTWPRQVSHPKSSTTPSRNFTTSPKLSSNSSASISSTVTNGDSSCSPSYTLNNSTSSGNRLGGYSSYSSSYNYRESQSQPGLCGLSNLGNTCFMNSALQCLSNASPLTEYFLNDQYEAEINRENPLGMRGEIAEAYADLVKQMWLSRSSYVAPRTFKTQVGRFAPQFSGYQQQDSQELLAFLLDGLHEDLNRVKKKPYLALRDAEGRPDEIVAKEAWTNHRLRNDSIIVDIFHGLFKSTLVCPECSKVSVTFDPFCYLTLPLPMKKDRTMEIFLVRSDPQSKPTQYRVVVPKLGTVTDLCSALSKLCGIPPENMMVADVYNHRFHKIYRRDDGLNQIMEKDDIFVYEVQEEDPERMNLSVYFRERHSKHGGSSTSTMLFGQPLLITVPRHNLKADVLYDKILERIGRYVKHTQSPNIESRASASATSSTCSQAPECSASSSATACVGGCGSPLSDGASCSASSSNGSNHSVTCNESNGLYDGEEEAMDHQVSPERENGHSEEEEEETSDLENGSKEEAKPSLPAKLFTFSIVNSYGTANISSLPCDGNVLKLNSHSTVAIDWDTESKKLCYDEQEAEAYEKHDSMLQPQKKKATVALRECIELFTTMETLGEHDPWYCPTCKKHQQATKKFDLWSLPRILVVHLKRFSYNRCWRDKLDTVVDFPIRDLNMSEFVCDPKAGPYTYDLIAVSNHYGGMGGGHYTAYGKNKVDGKWYYFDDSSVSSASEDQIVTKAAYVLFYQRRDEEAPSKPQPSASLGGAPEAADDHMDTN from the exons ATGATGGCCGAGGGAGGCGGACCCGAGTCGGGTGGCGCGGCGGACTCTGACTCGGAGCCGGTAGCCGCACAGATGCCAAGCCCTTCAACCGAGAGTCAAAAACAGACTATCGGGTCACTTCTGAAAACATCTCTGAAAAAGGGTGACGAATG GCATCTAATAGATAGTCGGTGGTTCAAACAATGGAAGAAGTATGTGGGATTTGACAGCTGGGACATGTACAATGTGGGAGGATGTAGCCTTTATCCAGGACCAATTGACAACTCTGGACTGTTCTCAG ACCAGGAGACCCAGACTCTAATAGATCACCTTATAGATGAGCTGGATTATGTCCTTGTACCTACCGAGGCTTGGAATAAACTTGTCAGCTGGTATGGCTGCCTTGAGGGGCAAAGACCCATCATAAGGAAG gttGTTGAACATGGCATGTTTGTCAAGCACTGTAAGGTGGAAGTTTACCTGCTGGAGCTGAACTTGTGTGAGAATGACAACATGGACAATGTAGTTACACGTCATTTTAGTAAAGCTGATACAATCG ATACCATAGAAAAGGAGATGAGGAATTTGTTCAATATCCCACCAGAGAAAGAGACACGGCTATGGAACAAATACATGAGCAACACCTACGAGCAGCTGAACAAGCCAGACAGCACTGTGCAGGATGCTGGTCTTTTTCAGGGGCAG GTGCTTGTTATTGAATGCAAGAATGAGGATGGCACGTGGCCAAGACAAGTCTCCCATCCTAA ATCCAGTACAACCCCATCCAGGAATTTCACTACCTCCCCAAAACTCTCCTCAAACTCATCAGCCAGTATCTCTTCAACAGTTACCAACGGAGACAGCAGCTGTAGCCCTAGCTACACACTCAATAACAGCACCTCCTCTGGCAACAG ACTCGGTGGCTACAGTTCATACAGCTCCTCCTACAACTACAGAGAGTCACAGTCGCAGCCTGGCTTGTGTGGGCTCAGTAACTTGGGCAACACATGCTTTATGAACTCTGCTCTCCAG TGCCTGAGCAATGCATCGCCACTCACAGAATACTTCCTGAATGATCAATATGAGGCAGAGATTAACCGAGAGAATCCCCTGGGAATGAGGGGCGAGATTGCAGAGGCCTATGCAGATCTGGTAAAGCAGATGTGGCTGAGCCGCAGCAGCTATGTGGCTCCACGCACCTTCAAA acACAGGTTGGACGCTTTGCCCCACAATTTTCAGGCTACCAGCAGCAGGACTCCCAGGAACTCCTAGCCTTCCTGCTGGATGGGCTTCATGAAGATCTGAACCGTGTAAAGAAAAAGCCTTATTTGGCCCTAAGGGATGCAGAGGGCCGACCAGATGAG ATTGTTGCCAAGGAAGCCTGGACAAACCACCGTTTGCGCAACGACTCTATTATAGTTGATATTTTTCACGGCCTCTTCAAATCTACATTGGTGTGTCCAGAGTGCTCTAAGGTGTCTGTAACCTTTGACCCGTTCTGCTACCTCACGCTGCCTCTGCCCATGAAGAAGGATCGTACCATGGAAATTTTCCTGGTGCGATCAGACCCTCAGTCTAAACCCACACAG TATCGAGTTGTGGTCCCCAAGCTGGGTACAGTGACAGACCTGTGCAGCGCCTTGTCCAAACTCTGCGGAATCCCTCCAGAAAAT ATGATGGTGGCAGATGTTTATAATCATAGGTTCCATAAAATATATAGACGGGATGATGGCCTCAACCAAATCATGGAAAAAGATGATATTTTTGT GTATGAGGTTCAGGAGGAAGACCCAGAGAGAATGAACCTGTCTGTATATTTCAGGGAGCGCCACTCAAAACATGGTGGTAGCTCCACAAGCACCATGCTGTTTGGCCAGCCTTTACTCATCACCGTGCCCAGACACAACCTCAAAGCAGACGTTCTGTATGACAAAATCCTAGAGAGGATTGG ACGCTATGTAAAGCACACTCAAAGCCCCAATATTGAAAGCAGGGCCTCGGCCTCAGCTACCTCTTCCACCTGCAGCCAGGCTCCTGAATGTTCTGCATCATCTAGCGCCACGGCCTGTGTGGGAGGTTGTGGTAGCCCCCTGTCGGATGGAGCCTCCTGCAGTGCCAGCTCCAGTAATGGCAGTAATCACTCAGTTACCTGCAATGAAAGCAATGGCTTATATGATG GGGAAGAGGAGGCGATGGACCACCAGGTAAGTCCAGAGCGAGAAAATGGCCActctgaagaagaggaggaggagacctcTGATTTGGAAAATGGATCAAAAGAAGAAGCCAAGCCATCGCTGCCAGCCAAGCTCTTTACTTTCAGCATAGTGAACTCTTATGGAACAGCCAACATCAGCTCGCTGCCTTGTGATGGAAATGTCCTAAAACTTAATT CACATTCCACAGTGGCTATTGACTGGGATACAGAGTCAAAGAAGCTGTGTTATGatgaacaggaggcagag GCCTATGAGAAGCATGACAGCATGCTCCAGCCCCAAAAAAAGAAAGCCACCGTAGCTCTGAGGGAATGCATTGAACTCTTTACAACCATGGAGACGCTTGGAGAACATGATccatg GTATTGTCCCACATGTAAGAAGCACCAACAGGCCACTAAAAAGTTTGACTTGTGGTCATTGCCTCGCATTCTGGTAGTTCATCTAAAGCGTTTCTCCTACAACCGATGTTGGAGGGACAAACTGGACACAGTGGTGGACTTTCCTATCAG GGATTTGAACATGTCTGAGTTTGTATGTGACCCTAAGGCTGGCCCTTACACATATGACCTCATTGCCGTGTCAAACCACTATGGAGGAATGGGAGGGGGTCACT ACACAGCGTATGGCAAGAATAAAGTGGATGGAAAATGGTATTACTTTGATGACAGCAGTGTCTCATCTGCCTCAGAGGACCAGATTGTG actAAAGCAGCCTACGTGCTGTTCTATCAGCGCAGAGACGAGGAAGCTCCCTCTAAACCTCAGCCATCAGCGTCGCTGGGGGGAGCCCCCGAAGCAGCAGATGACCACATGGACACAAACTAA